ATCTGGCCGGTCGCCCAGACCACCGCCCAGTGGCAGCGCGCCGGGCGCTACCTGCCCGGCTGCGCCCGCCATCCCGGGAAGATGCTCCCCGAGCTCGCCCGGCGCATCGTCGGCGAGTACTCCGCCCCCGGCGACCTCGTCTGTGACCCGTTGGCCGGGATCGGCACCACCCTCGCCGAAGCCGCGTTGCTCGGTCGGCGTGCCGTCGGCGTCGAGTTCGACGAGCGATGGGTCACCCTCGCCACCGACAACCTCGACCACATGCTTGATGGCTTGAGTTGTCGCCTCGCCGGGATCCGCCAGGGCGATGCCCGCCAGCTCCACGACGTCCTCGGCGATCTTGCCGGGCGGGTCGACCTGGTCGTCACGTCCCCGCCGTATGGGAGCGACGCCGGGATGATCGACAAGCAGGCGTGGATCGCCGGCGGGCGGCTCTGCCCAGCCGACACCCTCAACTACTCGACCGACAAGGCCAACCTCGGTCACGCCCGCGGCCCCGCCTACGAGCAGGCCATGGCCGACGTCTACGCCGCCTGCCATGCCGTACTTCGCCCCGGCGGCTACCTGGTGGTGGTGACCAAGAACACCCGGCGCAAGGGCCGCACCCTGGACCTCGCCGGGCTCACCGTCACCCTCGCCACCGCGGCGGGGTTCAGCTACCTCGGCCATGTGATCGCGCTGCACGCGGCGATCCGAGACGGCGACCTCGTCGCCCGGCCCTCCTACTGGCAGACCACCCAGATCCGCCACGCCCGCGCCAAGGGCGAGCCCGCCCACCTCGTCGCCCACGAGGACGTGACCGTCTTCAGCGTCCCAGCAACGACCCGAGAGGAGACCGCCGATGCCCGCTGACCTCCCGCTGTCGGTGTGGCCGACCGCCCAGCAAAACGCCCGGGCCCAGCGCGCCGGGCGCTACGTCGAGATCTCCGGCACCCATCCCGCCAAGATGCTCCCCGCCATCGCAGCACGCGCCATCGCCACCTACAGCGCACCAGGAGACCTGGTCCTCGATCCGATGGCCGGCATCGGCTCCACCCTCGTCGAAGCCGTCCACCTGGGGCGCGACGCCATCGGGGTCGAGTACGAGCCGCCCTCGGCCGAGCTCGCCCGGGCCAACCTCCGCCACGCCAA
This sequence is a window from Acidimicrobiales bacterium. Protein-coding genes within it:
- a CDS encoding DNA methyltransferase is translated as MTTTTPPNTSHPARPEVPLAIWPVAQTTAQWQRAGRYLPGCARHPGKMLPELARRIVGEYSAPGDLVCDPLAGIGTTLAEAALLGRRAVGVEFDERWVTLATDNLDHMLDGLSCRLAGIRQGDARQLHDVLGDLAGRVDLVVTSPPYGSDAGMIDKQAWIAGGRLCPADTLNYSTDKANLGHARGPAYEQAMADVYAACHAVLRPGGYLVVVTKNTRRKGRTLDLAGLTVTLATAAGFSYLGHVIALHAAIRDGDLVARPSYWQTTQIRHARAKGEPAHLVAHEDVTVFSVPATTREETADAR